The following coding sequences lie in one Paraburkholderia largidicola genomic window:
- a CDS encoding sigma-54 dependent transcriptional regulator, with protein MDSVTRKLYHVCRGNRALPDALLPTTKWVIDRIDIGARTKRRTRLVAGAGGLLDLASMKFPRDTDALTEVLATRDVGWVAALQHGQLEDPAVRSVVRRHCISYITLPTTAVELGHAVGHARGMCSLAETTTDGSMTVVDCDMIGSCDAMRQLFRTVRKFAMCNAPVLIQGESGTGKELTALAIHRHSDRRHAPFVAINCGAIPVHLVTSELFGYERGAFTGANERKTGRIELANRGTVFLDEIADLPMESQVTLLRFLQENSIERLGGVCPIDVDVRIVCATNVDLGRAAREGRFREDLYHRLSVLQMEEPPLRARGADVELLALHLLEQLRADSRRRIRGFSDDAVRALRAHDWPGNVRELRNRVWRAVVLFDNSVIAASDLGLAHYVDAHTTSLDQVRRRAEQEAVERALLRHRGRVADAARDLGVSRVTLYRLLESHGFDIASFLKGLRTDGSLTAVRQVTLAGGRGSTDQGLY; from the coding sequence ATGGACTCGGTGACGAGGAAGCTTTATCACGTTTGCCGCGGGAACCGCGCGCTGCCGGATGCGCTGCTGCCGACGACGAAATGGGTGATCGACAGGATCGACATTGGCGCGCGGACGAAGCGTCGTACGCGACTCGTTGCGGGCGCGGGTGGATTGCTCGATCTTGCGTCGATGAAGTTTCCGCGTGACACGGACGCGCTCACGGAAGTGCTGGCGACGCGGGATGTCGGCTGGGTCGCGGCGCTCCAGCACGGCCAACTGGAAGACCCTGCGGTCCGCTCCGTTGTCCGCCGTCACTGCATCAGCTACATCACGCTACCGACGACAGCCGTCGAACTCGGACACGCCGTCGGTCACGCCCGCGGCATGTGCTCACTGGCCGAAACCACGACAGATGGATCGATGACCGTCGTCGATTGCGACATGATCGGCTCGTGCGATGCGATGCGCCAGCTCTTTCGCACGGTGCGCAAATTTGCGATGTGCAATGCGCCCGTTCTGATCCAGGGAGAGTCGGGTACGGGCAAGGAACTGACTGCACTTGCCATTCACCGGCACTCGGATCGACGTCACGCGCCGTTTGTCGCGATCAACTGCGGTGCGATCCCGGTGCATCTCGTGACTTCGGAACTCTTCGGTTATGAGCGTGGCGCGTTCACGGGGGCGAATGAGCGCAAGACGGGGCGCATTGAATTGGCGAACCGCGGCACTGTATTTCTCGACGAAATCGCCGATCTCCCGATGGAAAGCCAGGTGACGCTACTGCGCTTTCTGCAGGAGAACAGCATTGAACGACTCGGAGGCGTGTGCCCGATCGATGTGGATGTGAGGATCGTTTGCGCGACAAACGTCGATCTGGGGCGCGCGGCGCGCGAAGGACGGTTTCGCGAGGATCTCTATCATCGGCTGAGCGTGCTTCAGATGGAAGAGCCGCCGCTGCGCGCACGAGGTGCCGACGTCGAACTCCTGGCGCTGCATCTGCTCGAGCAGTTGCGTGCGGATTCGCGTCGCCGGATTCGCGGCTTTTCGGACGACGCCGTTCGGGCGCTGCGTGCGCACGACTGGCCCGGTAACGTGCGCGAATTGAGAAATCGCGTGTGGCGTGCGGTTGTACTGTTCGACAACTCTGTCATCGCCGCGAGCGACCTTGGCCTTGCGCACTATGTCGATGCGCACACGACGTCGCTCGACCAGGTGCGGCGCCGCGCCGAGCAGGAGGCAGTTGAAAGGGCCTTGCTGCGTCATCGCGGCAGAGTCGCCGACGCAGCGCGCGATCTCGGTGTTTCGCGCGTCACGCTCTACCGGCTGCTCGAGTCGCATGGATTCGATATCGCTTCGTTTCTAAAGGGCTTGCGCACCGATGGTTCCCTGACGGCGGTTCGCCAGGTCACGCTCGCTGGTGGGCGCGGATCGACGGATCAGGGATTGTATTGA
- a CDS encoding LysR family transcriptional regulator — MDRLAAFEIYIRVVDAGSFSAAARHFDIGQPAVSKAVAQLEDWLGVKLLLRSTRALTPTEAGQNFYARAKRAVEESGEAVLAARGAAAGLTGKLRVSAAVCFARLHIVPKLPQFLSQHPELDVELVLDDRNIDLVEEGVDLALRMGDLADSNMTARRIGEARRRVLATPAYFERCGKPSTPADLLEHHAIVYSRDIDGGEGWTFRRDTVEQSIKLQSRVRISATEGLRAAVFSDIGLAVASEWAFSPELKSGAVVAVMDDWNLPTIALSALYPTGRMASSKARQFAAFVEECLAPEFAPTLLSA, encoded by the coding sequence ATGGACCGCCTTGCAGCATTCGAAATTTACATCCGCGTCGTCGACGCGGGCTCGTTTTCAGCGGCGGCAAGACACTTCGACATTGGTCAACCCGCCGTGTCCAAAGCCGTGGCGCAACTGGAGGACTGGCTTGGGGTCAAATTGCTACTGCGTTCAACGCGTGCACTGACGCCGACCGAAGCGGGCCAGAATTTTTATGCGCGGGCAAAGCGCGCGGTCGAGGAATCGGGCGAAGCCGTGCTTGCCGCACGAGGCGCCGCCGCGGGACTGACAGGCAAGCTCCGCGTGTCAGCCGCAGTCTGCTTTGCCAGGCTTCACATCGTTCCAAAGTTGCCCCAATTTCTGAGTCAGCATCCCGAACTGGACGTCGAACTCGTACTGGACGATCGCAATATCGACCTGGTTGAAGAAGGCGTGGATCTGGCGTTGCGAATGGGCGATCTGGCGGATTCGAATATGACGGCAAGACGCATTGGTGAGGCCCGGCGGCGCGTGCTCGCTACGCCCGCGTACTTCGAAAGATGCGGCAAGCCATCGACGCCTGCGGATCTGCTGGAGCATCACGCGATAGTCTATTCACGCGACATCGACGGTGGCGAAGGCTGGACTTTCCGCAGGGACACCGTTGAACAGTCGATCAAACTGCAGAGTCGCGTCAGGATATCCGCGACGGAGGGACTGCGCGCCGCGGTTTTCTCGGATATCGGGCTAGCCGTAGCGTCCGAATGGGCGTTTTCCCCGGAGTTGAAATCGGGGGCTGTCGTCGCGGTAATGGATGACTGGAATCTGCCGACCATCGCGCTTTCGGCGCTTTACCCGACGGGACGGATGGCGAGCAGCAAGGCTCGTCAGTTCGCTGCCTTCGTCGAAGAATGTCTCGCGCCCGAATTCGCCCCGACTTTACTGTCTGCGTGA
- a CDS encoding zinc-dependent alcohol dehydrogenase family protein, which translates to MPRIIQFSRAGSPDVLEFVDAPVREPLANEVRIKVKAIGINRAESMWRLDDYIEPVTFPAGLGYEAAGIVDAVGPGVEGIAIGDEVNVIPSFSQNQYGTYGEVIIVPEHAVVAHPKSLSHAEAASIWMMFVTAYSALIEDARVTTGDFVVIPAASSSVGLAAIQIANYAGATAIAMTRTAEKRQALLDAGAAHVIVTNETDFVAEILRITGGNGARVVFDPVGGPNFAKLISALAFQGIAFIYGALAQGPTEIPVLSMIAKLQTVRAHNLWVTTGDAVRRKEAVEFILKGIEQGKLKPVIDREFKFDDMVEVHRYLEQNGQFGKIVVNI; encoded by the coding sequence ATGCCTCGCATCATTCAGTTTTCCAGGGCGGGTAGCCCCGACGTTCTCGAGTTCGTCGACGCGCCCGTACGTGAACCACTCGCCAACGAAGTTCGCATCAAGGTGAAGGCGATCGGCATCAACCGCGCGGAATCGATGTGGCGCCTCGACGACTACATCGAACCCGTTACCTTTCCGGCAGGATTGGGATATGAAGCAGCAGGTATCGTCGATGCCGTCGGACCCGGTGTCGAAGGGATCGCGATTGGGGACGAGGTCAACGTCATTCCATCGTTTTCACAGAATCAATACGGGACCTACGGGGAAGTGATCATCGTTCCCGAGCACGCCGTCGTCGCGCATCCGAAGTCACTGTCGCATGCGGAGGCCGCGTCCATCTGGATGATGTTCGTTACGGCATATAGCGCGCTGATCGAAGACGCGAGGGTGACGACGGGCGACTTCGTCGTGATCCCGGCTGCTTCGAGCAGTGTGGGTCTGGCTGCGATTCAGATCGCCAACTATGCGGGTGCGACGGCCATTGCGATGACGCGCACAGCGGAAAAGCGTCAGGCTTTGCTGGATGCCGGTGCGGCGCATGTGATCGTGACGAATGAAACGGACTTTGTCGCAGAGATCCTGCGCATCACCGGGGGCAACGGCGCTCGTGTCGTCTTCGATCCGGTAGGTGGCCCGAACTTCGCGAAGCTGATTTCCGCGCTTGCGTTCCAGGGCATCGCATTCATCTACGGTGCGCTTGCGCAAGGCCCGACCGAGATTCCCGTCTTGTCGATGATCGCGAAGCTGCAGACCGTCAGGGCGCACAACCTTTGGGTGACCACCGGCGACGCCGTGCGGCGCAAAGAAGCCGTCGAGTTCATCCTGAAGGGAATCGAGCAGGGCAAGCTCAAACCCGTCATCGATCGGGAGTTCAAGTTCGATGACATGGTCGAGGTACATCGCTATCTCGAACAGAATGGCCAGTTCGGCAAGATCGTAGTGAACATCTGA
- a CDS encoding alkene reductase codes for MAKLFTSRNVGAYDLDHGVVLAPMTRLRTIQPDDIPSPMMADFYGQRASEGGLVIIEAASISQQARSYLGAASIYHDGQDAGWKAIADAVHAKGGRAFLQLIHGGRQSHVEVNDGRDPVAPSVVPFDGVALTQDGFVPVSPHRALETHEIAGIVDDFRRAAQRAKKAGFDGVELHGANGYLVDQFIQDGTNRRTDEYGGPIENRVRFLREALEALISVFGADRVGVRISPSGEWGGVSDSDPEATFSYVAKVLGSYGIAYLHVIEPRVKGDDTLHHGHGAVAAAYLRPHFPGPIIAAGGFDRESAIEIVDSGVADLVAFGRHFSSNPDLPYRLAHDLPLTPYVRAAFWGGNEENYSDFPAYEVQQADLRAVQDEESAEAA; via the coding sequence ATGGCCAAGCTGTTCACCTCCAGAAACGTCGGTGCATATGACCTCGATCATGGCGTCGTTCTTGCTCCGATGACCCGCCTGCGCACGATTCAGCCGGACGATATTCCGAGCCCGATGATGGCGGATTTCTACGGTCAACGTGCATCGGAAGGCGGTCTCGTCATTATCGAAGCTGCGAGTATTTCGCAGCAGGCGCGCTCATATCTTGGTGCGGCAAGCATCTACCATGATGGTCAGGACGCTGGCTGGAAGGCCATCGCCGACGCCGTCCACGCCAAGGGTGGCCGCGCGTTCCTGCAACTGATTCATGGCGGCCGTCAGAGCCACGTGGAAGTCAACGACGGCCGCGACCCCGTTGCTCCTTCCGTGGTCCCGTTCGACGGGGTTGCATTGACCCAGGATGGGTTCGTGCCTGTATCGCCGCACCGTGCGCTGGAGACCCACGAGATCGCGGGCATCGTCGACGATTTCCGGCGGGCTGCGCAACGCGCAAAGAAGGCGGGCTTTGATGGAGTCGAGTTGCACGGCGCCAATGGCTATCTCGTCGACCAGTTCATTCAGGACGGCACGAACAGGCGAACGGATGAATATGGTGGCCCGATCGAAAACCGCGTCCGCTTCCTGCGCGAAGCACTCGAAGCGCTGATCTCCGTGTTCGGCGCGGATCGCGTCGGCGTACGCATTTCGCCGTCGGGCGAATGGGGCGGTGTCTCCGACAGCGACCCCGAAGCCACTTTCAGTTATGTCGCCAAGGTGCTGGGTTCGTACGGGATTGCCTACCTCCACGTTATCGAGCCGCGCGTCAAGGGCGACGACACGTTGCACCACGGGCATGGCGCCGTTGCGGCTGCCTATTTGCGCCCTCACTTCCCCGGTCCGATCATCGCCGCGGGCGGGTTTGATCGCGAGAGCGCAATTGAGATCGTCGATTCAGGCGTGGCCGATCTGGTCGCGTTCGGACGCCACTTCTCGTCGAATCCGGATCTTCCGTATCGCCTTGCACACGATCTGCCACTTACGCCTTACGTGCGCGCTGCGTTCTGGGGTGGAAACGAAGAGAACTACTCCGACTTTCCCGCCTACGAAGTTCAGCAAGCGGATCTTCGTGCGGTGCAGGACGAAGAAAGTGCGGAGGCGGCTTAA
- a CDS encoding peroxiredoxin-like family protein encodes MRKGLVISDGHTYAAAELAMTSALATITNPLHAGARAPTFALPDKLGNRVVLDQLLRAGPVVLNFLRGSWCSFGEESLARFSALHERISSTGAKAVALAPPDASKRNSERLPVPELIDTDLRIARAFGLTFDLPEALRDGYLGLGYEPARTRKSGEFPVPVPATYLLDEEGIVVFAHVDFDYRNGFDGESLMKALHALRARREARRHARGRLAVLKVVRKSR; translated from the coding sequence ATGAGGAAAGGCCTGGTGATTTCGGATGGACATACGTATGCTGCGGCTGAACTCGCGATGACATCTGCTTTGGCGACCATCACCAACCCGTTGCATGCTGGCGCTCGGGCGCCGACGTTTGCACTGCCCGACAAGCTCGGCAACAGAGTGGTGCTGGATCAGCTTTTGCGCGCCGGTCCTGTTGTGCTCAACTTCCTGAGAGGCTCCTGGTGCTCGTTTGGCGAAGAGAGTCTCGCGCGGTTTTCGGCGCTGCATGAGCGCATTTCTTCTACCGGTGCGAAGGCGGTTGCCCTTGCTCCGCCGGATGCGTCGAAGCGCAACTCTGAACGATTGCCTGTTCCTGAACTCATCGATACGGACCTTCGGATCGCACGAGCATTTGGCTTGACGTTTGATCTACCCGAGGCACTACGCGACGGTTATCTCGGTCTCGGCTATGAACCGGCCAGGACACGAAAGTCTGGAGAATTTCCTGTTCCCGTGCCCGCGACTTATCTTCTCGACGAGGAGGGAATTGTCGTCTTTGCGCATGTCGACTTCGACTATCGAAACGGATTCGACGGTGAGTCGTTGATGAAGGCGCTGCATGCACTGCGAGCACGGCGTGAAGCTCGCCGTCACGCTCGCGGACGTCTTGCAGTTTTGAAGGTGGTGAGGAAATCCCGGTGA
- a CDS encoding trifunctional serine/threonine-protein kinase/ATP-binding protein/sensor histidine kinase: MDNRLQMSWDDGERVFWRGRRPSHIDGPDVLLARPAAEHPRPASLDRLAHEFGLKDELDGRWAVRPLELVRENGQTMLVLEDPGGEPLARLLGAPMEIEHFFHHAVGIASVLGQLHQRGLVHKDLKPAHILVNCTGGHARLTGFGLASRLPRERQAPEPPETIAGTLAYMAPEQTGRMNRSIDSRSDLYAFGVTLYQMLTGALPFTAAEPMEWVHCHIARMPVPPSERVRHVPAAVSRIVMKLLAKTAEERYQTASGVEHDLRHCLAHWQRQRFIEAFPLGERDASDRLLIPEKLYGRDREVDTLVAAFDRIVKSGTPELLLVSGYSGIGKSSVVNELHKLLVPPRGIFASGKFDQYKRDIPYATLIQAFQSLVRPLLGKPDAELARWRAALLEALDINAGLMTDLIPELKLIIGEPPPVPELEPQQAQSRFMQVFRRFIGVFAREEHPLALFVDDLQWLDTATLDLLEDLLTRPDLRHLMLIGAYRNNEVDALHPLTGKLLAIRKAGVVVSEITLAPLAISHVRQLTEEALHCEAELVEPLAQLVHDKTAGNPFFVIQFLQTLVEGDLLTFDHDAGQWCWDLDLIHAEGYTDNVVDLMIGKLNRLPPGTQQALQQLACLGNIAGITALSTVLGIPVEQVHAELWDACRQELVERLEGSYRFGHDRIHEAAYSLIPKASRAEAHLRIGRLLAAQTAPDKQEEAIFEIVGQLNRGAALMTSRDEREQLASFNLLAGQRARASTAYASALTYLVTGAELLGDGSWNRQHTLSFELELNRAACEFLTSQSSVADERLTALSTRATSTVEQASVACLHTEVCTTLDKSSRAIAVCLDYLRHVGIDWSPHPTDEEVRREYELIGSQLGQRTIEALIDLPLMDDTASLATAEVLTKLFAPALQTDGNLVALMSCKAINLSLERGNCDASCFAYVLLSRVAGPRFGDFQFGFRFGQLGYDLVEQRGLKRFEAKTYLCFSIFSVRWMKPVQACRDLLRRAFAAANRLGDIPYAAYACNSMNSDLLFAGEPLPEAQAEAERGLAYVERMHFGLVIDFIATQLALIRTLRGLTSTFGSFDDARFDERQIERHLTDNPALAVPACCYWIRKLQARYLACDHVGALEAAARAQPLLWTSSSFYEESDYHFYTALALSARSNTAPHDERSQHLAAMKIHLRQLKIWAENCPENFADRAALVSAEIARIEGRDNDAEQSYEQAIRAAQQSGFAHNEALVNELASRFYSARGLEKIARLYMRDARYGYQRWRADGKVRQLEQMYPYLGTNDPVSDSTSTIATPVEQLDLATVLKVSQAASSDIVLEKLIDTIMRTAIEQAGAERGLLILTHGGELRVAAEVTTGDDTPHMQLRDVPVSSTLLPESVLYHAMRARENVILDDAAVDPRFEADSYVRQFRARSILCLPLTNQAKLIGSLYLENNLTACVFSPARIAVLKLVASQAAISLENARLYRELAEREAKIRRLVDANIIGIIVWNADGVILEANDAFLRMVGYEREDFVSGVVRWRDLTPPEWRPISMEALEQTAQTGRAQPYEKEYFRKDGSRVPVIVGLATFEASRKEGVAFVLDLTERKLAEQEARQSERRYREVQSELAHANRVATVGQLAASIAHEVNQPVSAAVMNARVGLRWLRAEPLEVEEIRQAFERIVSDGNRAVSVVGRIRQLIKKAPPSKELVDVNSTIREVIELTRAEASRSGASVRSQLADGLPSIEGDHVQLQQVLLNLVINALEAMTDVSDGERHVLISSKRVDSDAGGILVTVCDTGPGFAPGSVEQIFNPFYTTKPTGLGMGLSICSSIIDAVGGRMWASANAPRGAIVQFTLPTHSIV; encoded by the coding sequence ATGGACAACAGACTCCAGATGTCGTGGGACGATGGCGAGCGCGTCTTCTGGCGCGGACGGAGACCGAGCCACATCGACGGTCCCGATGTCCTGCTCGCCCGCCCGGCCGCCGAACATCCGCGGCCAGCCAGCCTTGATCGGCTCGCACATGAGTTCGGCCTGAAAGACGAACTGGACGGAAGGTGGGCAGTGCGGCCACTCGAACTTGTACGTGAAAACGGCCAGACCATGCTGGTGCTCGAAGACCCCGGTGGCGAGCCCCTCGCGCGACTGCTCGGCGCGCCCATGGAAATCGAGCACTTTTTTCACCACGCTGTCGGGATAGCATCGGTACTGGGGCAACTGCACCAGCGTGGACTCGTCCATAAGGATCTCAAGCCGGCACATATTCTTGTGAATTGCACGGGCGGCCATGCCCGCCTCACTGGGTTCGGCCTCGCGTCGCGCCTGCCTCGCGAGCGACAGGCGCCCGAGCCCCCCGAGACCATTGCCGGCACGCTTGCGTACATGGCGCCCGAGCAGACAGGACGAATGAATCGCTCTATCGACTCGCGAAGCGACCTCTATGCATTCGGCGTGACGCTATATCAGATGCTGACGGGCGCGCTGCCGTTTACTGCCGCCGAGCCGATGGAATGGGTGCATTGCCACATCGCCAGAATGCCTGTACCGCCCAGCGAGCGAGTACGGCACGTGCCCGCCGCGGTCTCGCGCATCGTCATGAAGCTGCTCGCCAAGACGGCCGAAGAACGCTATCAGACAGCGTCGGGTGTGGAGCACGATCTGCGCCATTGCCTTGCGCACTGGCAGCGTCAGCGATTCATCGAAGCGTTTCCGCTCGGCGAACGCGACGCTTCCGACAGGCTGCTGATTCCCGAAAAGCTGTATGGGCGAGATCGCGAGGTCGATACGCTGGTCGCCGCATTCGACCGGATCGTCAAGAGTGGCACGCCAGAGCTGCTATTGGTCTCGGGGTATTCCGGAATCGGCAAATCGTCGGTCGTCAATGAACTGCACAAGCTGCTGGTGCCGCCGAGAGGTATCTTCGCGTCGGGCAAGTTCGACCAGTACAAGCGCGACATTCCCTACGCCACACTGATACAGGCGTTCCAGAGCCTGGTTCGGCCGCTGCTTGGCAAGCCCGATGCAGAACTGGCCCGTTGGCGCGCGGCGTTACTGGAGGCGCTGGACATCAACGCGGGGCTCATGACCGATCTGATTCCGGAGCTGAAGCTCATCATCGGCGAGCCGCCGCCCGTTCCAGAGCTCGAGCCGCAACAGGCGCAGAGCCGTTTCATGCAGGTTTTCCGGCGTTTTATCGGGGTTTTCGCGCGTGAGGAACATCCGCTCGCCCTCTTCGTAGACGACCTCCAATGGCTCGATACGGCAACGCTCGACCTGCTCGAGGATCTGTTGACCCGTCCCGACCTTCGACATCTGATGCTGATCGGCGCTTACCGCAACAACGAAGTCGATGCCTTGCATCCATTAACGGGCAAGCTCCTCGCCATTCGCAAGGCGGGCGTCGTTGTCAGCGAGATCACGCTCGCGCCGCTGGCCATATCGCACGTCAGACAGTTGACCGAAGAGGCGCTTCATTGCGAGGCCGAGTTGGTTGAACCTTTGGCTCAACTCGTGCATGACAAAACGGCTGGCAACCCGTTCTTTGTGATCCAGTTTCTCCAGACGCTCGTCGAAGGCGATCTGCTGACCTTCGATCACGATGCGGGGCAATGGTGTTGGGATCTTGATCTCATCCACGCCGAAGGCTACACCGACAACGTGGTAGATCTGATGATCGGCAAGCTGAACCGCTTGCCGCCGGGAACGCAGCAGGCCTTGCAGCAACTCGCATGCTTGGGGAACATCGCGGGTATCACGGCGCTATCCACGGTTCTTGGGATTCCCGTTGAACAGGTTCATGCGGAACTGTGGGACGCCTGCCGTCAGGAACTGGTGGAGCGGCTCGAAGGCTCTTACCGGTTTGGCCACGACCGCATTCACGAAGCCGCCTATTCGCTGATACCGAAGGCTTCACGCGCCGAGGCGCATTTGCGGATCGGACGGCTGCTCGCTGCGCAAACGGCGCCGGACAAGCAGGAGGAAGCGATCTTCGAGATCGTCGGGCAACTCAATCGCGGTGCCGCGTTGATGACTTCACGCGACGAGCGGGAACAGCTTGCCAGCTTCAACCTGCTCGCGGGACAGCGCGCCAGGGCGTCGACTGCCTATGCGTCAGCGCTCACCTATCTCGTGACGGGCGCGGAACTGCTCGGCGACGGCAGTTGGAACCGCCAGCACACGCTGAGTTTCGAACTGGAGTTGAACCGGGCCGCGTGCGAATTTCTGACCAGTCAGTCATCCGTCGCGGACGAGCGCCTCACCGCACTATCGACGCGCGCCACGTCGACCGTGGAGCAGGCGAGCGTTGCATGTCTGCACACGGAGGTCTGCACGACGCTCGACAAGAGCAGCCGCGCCATCGCGGTCTGCCTTGATTATCTGCGGCACGTTGGCATCGACTGGTCACCTCATCCAACTGATGAAGAAGTGCGACGCGAATATGAGTTGATCGGATCGCAGTTGGGGCAGAGGACGATTGAAGCGCTGATCGATTTGCCGCTGATGGACGATACGGCGTCGCTCGCGACGGCTGAAGTGCTGACCAAGCTTTTCGCGCCCGCCTTGCAGACAGATGGCAATCTCGTCGCGCTGATGAGTTGCAAAGCCATCAATCTGAGCCTCGAACGTGGCAACTGTGACGCGTCGTGTTTCGCCTATGTCCTGCTTAGCCGTGTGGCGGGTCCGCGCTTTGGCGACTTTCAATTCGGCTTCCGATTCGGCCAGCTTGGCTACGATCTCGTCGAACAGCGCGGGCTCAAGCGCTTCGAGGCAAAGACCTATCTGTGCTTCTCCATTTTTTCCGTTCGCTGGATGAAGCCAGTGCAGGCCTGCCGCGATCTGCTGCGCCGCGCCTTCGCCGCTGCAAACCGGCTCGGCGACATTCCTTATGCCGCCTATGCGTGCAACAGCATGAACTCAGATCTGCTGTTCGCCGGCGAGCCGCTGCCTGAAGCACAGGCCGAAGCAGAACGCGGACTGGCTTACGTCGAGCGGATGCACTTCGGGCTCGTGATCGATTTCATCGCCACACAACTTGCGCTGATCCGGACGCTGCGCGGCCTGACGTCGACATTCGGCTCATTCGATGATGCACGCTTCGACGAGCGTCAGATTGAGCGTCACCTGACGGACAATCCGGCGCTCGCCGTCCCCGCGTGCTGCTACTGGATACGCAAACTGCAGGCACGCTATCTGGCCTGCGATCATGTGGGCGCGCTCGAAGCCGCCGCCAGGGCACAGCCGCTTCTGTGGACTTCATCGTCGTTCTACGAGGAATCCGACTACCATTTCTACACCGCGCTGGCATTGTCGGCACGCTCGAACACTGCCCCGCACGACGAGCGGTCGCAACACCTTGCCGCGATGAAGATCCACCTCCGCCAGCTAAAAATCTGGGCGGAAAACTGCCCGGAGAATTTCGCTGACCGCGCGGCACTGGTCAGCGCGGAAATTGCTCGCATCGAAGGGCGCGACAACGATGCCGAGCAAAGCTACGAACAGGCAATCCGCGCAGCACAGCAAAGTGGCTTCGCCCACAACGAGGCACTCGTCAACGAACTCGCATCCCGCTTCTATTCGGCGCGCGGTCTGGAGAAGATTGCGCGCCTGTACATGCGCGACGCACGTTATGGTTATCAGCGTTGGCGCGCCGATGGCAAGGTAAGGCAGCTCGAGCAGATGTATCCTTATCTTGGGACCAATGATCCCGTGTCTGACTCAACGAGCACGATTGCAACGCCCGTCGAACAGCTCGATCTCGCGACGGTGCTTAAGGTCTCGCAGGCGGCATCCAGCGACATCGTGCTGGAAAAACTGATCGACACAATCATGCGCACCGCCATCGAGCAGGCGGGCGCCGAGCGTGGCCTTCTGATCCTGACCCACGGTGGCGAACTGCGCGTGGCAGCGGAGGTGACGACGGGTGACGACACCCCGCATATGCAACTGCGAGATGTCCCCGTTAGCTCGACGCTACTACCGGAATCGGTCCTGTATCACGCGATGCGCGCGAGAGAGAACGTTATCCTCGATGATGCTGCAGTCGACCCCCGCTTCGAAGCAGATTCATACGTCCGTCAGTTTCGCGCCCGCTCGATTCTCTGCCTGCCTTTGACGAACCAGGCGAAACTCATTGGCTCGCTTTACCTCGAAAACAATCTGACTGCTTGTGTCTTCAGCCCCGCCCGGATTGCCGTGTTGAAGCTGGTGGCATCGCAGGCTGCGATCTCGCTGGAGAACGCACGTCTCTATCGCGAGCTTGCGGAACGCGAAGCAAAGATCCGGCGTCTCGTCGATGCGAACATCATTGGGATAATCGTCTGGAACGCCGATGGAGTCATTCTCGAGGCCAATGACGCATTCCTTCGCATGGTCGGATACGAGCGGGAAGATTTCGTATCAGGCGTCGTGCGATGGCGCGATCTGACGCCGCCGGAGTGGCGGCCGATCAGTATGGAAGCGCTCGAACAGACTGCGCAGACGGGACGAGCCCAGCCATACGAGAAGGAATATTTCAGAAAGGATGGCAGCCGCGTACCCGTCATAGTCGGCCTTGCGACGTTCGAGGCAAGCCGCAAAGAAGGTGTTGCCTTCGTGCTGGATCTGACCGAGCGCAAGCTTGCTGAACAGGAAGCGCGTCAGAGTGAGCGTCGGTATCGCGAAGTGCAATCAGAACTGGCGCATGCGAACCGGGTCGCAACGGTGGGGCAACTCGCGGCTTCCATCGCTCATGAGGTCAATCAACCAGTCTCCGCAGCCGTGATGAACGCACGAGTCGGGCTGCGCTGGTTGCGCGCCGAGCCGCTCGAAGTCGAGGAAATACGACAGGCGTTCGAGCGTATCGTGAGCGATGGCAACCGGGCGGTTAGTGTCGTCGGCAGAATCCGCCAACTCATCAAGAAAGCACCGCCGAGCAAGGAACTGGTCGATGTCAATTCGACGATTCGCGAAGTAATCGAACTGACGCGAGCCGAGGCATCGAGAAGCGGCGCATCGGTGCGGAGTCAGCTCGCGGATGGTTTGCCGTCTATCGAAGGAGACCATGTACAGTTGCAACAGGTACTGCTCAATCTGGTAATCAATGCGCTCGAAGCCATGACCGATGTCAGCGACGGCGAACGGCATGTGCTGATCAGCAGCAAGCGCGTTGATTCTGATGCCGGCGGCATCCTGGTGACGGTGTGTGACACAGGGCCGGGGTTCGCTCCGGGGAGCGTCGAGCAGATATTTAATCCGTTCTATACCACCAAGCCAACTGGGCTGGGCATGGGATTGTCGATCTGTTCATCGATCATCGATGCCGTTGGCGGCCGGATGTGGGCGAGTGCAAACGCACCTCGAGGCGCTATTGTCCAGTTCACCTTGCCGACACACTCAATCGTTTGA